A single window of Lytechinus variegatus isolate NC3 chromosome 8, Lvar_3.0, whole genome shotgun sequence DNA harbors:
- the LOC121419888 gene encoding uncharacterized protein LOC121419888, with protein sequence MVYLCEAAGCKSHTSKRQNLEKYPWMRDVRWVKFPRDEEARRRWKRLIRRDGPCKYGAKIVKNLVMSRRVRLCSRHFDEIDIDMSGNSSADPKYFAWNNWGWDSEIAAKSSHSGPECGGGVTGTSSGTASRYEFDQHDQLTVLGVEDVDSTAPNIVRNMMPMQAVEFPETNGCAHDDLNEAECTVKREGEREASRSPSLPLPPENCVYKIIEEEMTTETDLSLQPSSSEQQQDQIHVNGNDGIHTPLGDHNEPNSEVSQSVYVISSGGTSVESLSSAPEPTVNVAQSSWPITATQTTPTRIRVTPPSIAPHNPLPSLPQRTMYRPRATTSFTAPRASFPRAPPYTPASSNLHSTHPLKKMHHMEASGRKRSSGDPYEKYLQAEIKKSNAEVEKLKAEKEMFQEIRRKTVEETSLITMKKELIHLQIQKMRADMEEREQLDNLNSLGFEESNASP encoded by the exons ATGGTATATTTATGTGAAGCAGCGGGATGCAAATCCCATACTTCCAAGCGGCAAAATTTGGAGAAGTATCCGTGGATGCGAGACGTGAGATGGGTGAAGTTCCCGCGAGATGAGGAGGCTCGGAGGAGGTGGAAGCGTCTGATCAGGCGAGATGGGCCATGCAAGTATGGTGCCAAAATCGTCAAAAACTTGGTTATGAGCAGGAGGGTTAGGCTGTGCTCAAGACACTTTGATGAAATCGATATAGACATGTCTGGTAATTCATCAGCAGATCCAAAATATTTTGCTTGGAACAATTGGGGTTGGGACTCCGAGATTGCAGCAAAGTCATCCCACTCTGGACCAGAGTGTGGTGGTGGAGTCACCGGAACTTCCTCGGGCACGGCCTCACGTTATGAGTttgatcaacatgatcaacttACTGTATTGGGTGTTGAGGATGTTGATTCAACTGCACCAAATATTGTCAGAAATATGATGCCAATGCAGGCAGTGGAGTTTCCAGAGACTAACGGTTGTGCTCATGATGATCTTAATGAAGCAGAGTGTACCGTTAAAAGGGAAGGTGAAAGAGAAGCGTCTCGAAGTCCAAGTCTACCACTACCACCAGAAAATTGTGTTT ATAAGATAATAGAAGAAGAGATGACCACAGAAACAGACCTTTCTCTTCAACCTTCCTCATCAGAACAGCAACAggatcaaatacatgtaaatg gTAATGATGGAATACATACACCATTGGGAGATCATAATGAACCAAACTCAGAGGTTTCTCAATCTGTTTATGTCATCTCTAGTGGTGGAACTTCAGTTGAAAG TTTATCTTCAGCTCCTGAACCTACAGTTAATGTAGCCCAATCTTCATGGCCCATTACAGCAACACAAACAACTCCAACAAGAATACGTGTGACACCACCAAGCATAGCACCCCACAACCCGCTGCCTTCATTGCCTCAGCGGACTATGTATAGACCACGAGCAACAACCTCATTCACAGCACCGAGAGCTTCTTTTCCCCGAGCACCTCCATACACACCTGCTTCATCCAACCTACACTCAACACATCCACTCAAGAAGATGCATCACATGGAGGCATCCGGGAGAAAAAGATCAAGCGGCGATCCTTACGAGAAATATCTCCAAGCGGAGATAAAAAAGTCAAATGCTGAAGTTGAGAAACTCAAAGCTGAGAAGGAAATGTTTcaagaaataagaagaaagaccGTGGAAGAGACGAGCCTTATCACTATGAAGAAAGAATTAATTCACCTTCAGATCCAGAAGATGAGAGCAGATATGGAAGAAAGAGAACAACTTGATAATCTTAACTCATTAGGATTTGAagaatcaaacgcaagtccctaa